The genomic region GACCTTTTCACCAACTGTTGGAGAGATTTGTTTGACCTTtgtaaaacaagtttaatttgGCCAAGATAATTCTTGGAAGTCCTTCAGATgttatttaaagcaaataagCTATTGTACACTGAAAACGACCTTTTCCCTGCCATACAGTTGTCTAGAGTGCTTCACAATTTATGTGCAAATTAAACAATTTCCCCAGAAATTCcaggaaactaaaaaaaaaaaaaaaaagatagccTACATGCACACTGAAAACAACATAAAGTTGTCCTGCAACTCACTGGGCAGGCTCTCCGTCAGAACTACAGGACTCCAGTTCAACAGAGGTGTGGACTCAAGTCCTATGACTTGGACTTGAATCAGACTTGAGTCCTGATTTTGATTACTTTAGAATCGACTTGACAgaatatttaaagacttgtatTTCGACTTGGACTTTAACAGCAGTAACTCGTTACTTGAGCCTTTTGACTAAGGATTAATACGTATGCTGATATGGACCACAATCTCTGTCTTTGTATAAATATGTATCGGCTTTTTCCCATCAGCACAACATTAAATTAAGTTAGATCTACATTGATTTTATCTGACACCATCCAATCAATCATACTGCAGGAGAACCAATGATGATCTGTCAGTCAAGACAACTGTTCCTCTTCGTgagggcttttttttaattaaagttttaaactgtaGCACTTCTGACTaagttgattttgattttttattggtGTTTAATGATACACAGTCATATAACAGTATTGAACAGGTCTTTCATGTGGTTGTGTTCCTGCAGTCCTACCCCAGCATTATGCGACGGAAGAGGAAGATCTCTCCAATCAGCAGATGAATTCCAGAGTGGAacaggaagaaccagaaccttcacaGATTGAAATGGAACAGCGGGAATCAGAACCTCTTCAGATCAAAGAGGAGCAAGAAGGACTCTGCATCAGTCAGATtgaagagcagcttgatctAAAGGAGGAGACTGATACCTTGATTGAGATTTTTACTTATAAGGGAGATGAGTacagtgaagcagatctaaacaaTCAGCAGACTTTTAATATTCACAGTGAggaaggaaaccaacatgagGAATCTACATCAACTACAGACGGAGAGACAGAGCAACAAAGTCAATGGTCCTTCAAGAAGGAAACTTTGTTTGAGAAAAGCAAACAATTACCCAAAGAAAAGAGACTTTCATTCGCAAAGTCAAGAATTGCACCCAGTGTCTCAATCTACATGAGAACTGAATCGGATAAAATACCGTGCATCTGTGaagaatgtggtaaaagttttGATTGCTGGTCTAAGTTCAGACTTCATATGAGAagtcacacaggagaaaagcctttttcttgtaaagaatgtgctaaaagttttagtcatatGTCAAATCTCAAAACAcatatgagaactcatacaggagaaaagcccttCTCTTGTAAAatatgtgataaaagttttagtcaagtATCCACTCTCAGaacacacatgagaattcacacaggagagaagccgtTTTCATGTAAATTATGTGATGCCAGTTTCAGCAACATAACTCATCTCAAAACCCACAtaagaactcacacaggagaaaagcccttttcttgtaaagaatgtcatagaagttttagtcaaaactCTAGCCTCAaaatacacatgagaactcacacaggggagaagccttttttttgtaaagagtGTGATAAgtgttttagtcaaaaatctaatctcaaagcacacatgagaactcacccAGGAAAAAAGCCTTTTCCTAGTGAAGAATTTGATACAAGTTTTAGTCAAACACCTAATCTTGAAGACACAAGAAGTCACACAAGTTAAAAGCCCCTTTTCTTTGTCAAAAGTGAGGGCTCAGCAGAAAACTAAGGCTCAACACAACACGGGTTTGCATGGGAAGAAATTAATTCACAATTAAATGTCATATTTCAAGCGTCTGGGGTTCCATCCTATTCTGCTACTTAACGCCTCACACATGCAAAGGATTTTATTAGCCTTTAAATTGTTTCTCAGCCTGAGTCTGTAAAATACAATGTATTCTAAAGAACTTCAAGACGAGCTGTGTAGCaattcaaatgttgtttttcagcaGGAATTGTCTTCTTCCCAGTTGCATGGGTTTAAACTCCATCGAAATCTTATGTTGCGTCCCGATCAGAGAaggaatatttattttcttctcaatAAAATCAATATGATCAACGTTAGGGCTGGTtgatctagattttttttcataccaCGATAGAGTTATATATCAGgtgataatgatatatatcataatataaatcaaata from Oryzias melastigma strain HK-1 unplaced genomic scaffold, ASM292280v2 sc00317, whole genome shotgun sequence harbors:
- the LOC112140465 gene encoding oocyte zinc finger protein XlCOF19: MNSRVEQEEPEPSQIEMEQRESEPLQIKEEQEGLCISQIEEQLDLKEETDTLIEIFTYKGDEYSEADLNNQQTFNIHSEEGNQHEESTSTTDGETEQQSQWSFKKETLFEKSKQLPKEKRLSFAKSRIAPSVSIYMRTESDKIPCICEECGKSFDCWSKFRLHMRSHTGEKPFSCKECAKSFSHMSNLKTHMRTHTGEKPFSCKICDKSFSQVSTLRTHMRIHTGEKPFSCKLCDASFSNITHLKTHIRTHTGEKPFSCKECHRSFSQNSSLKIHMRTHTGEKPFFCKECDKCFSQKSNLKAHMRTHPGKKPFPSEEFDTSFSQTPNLEDTRSHTS